The Geobacillus stearothermophilus ATCC 12980 genome contains a region encoding:
- a CDS encoding tyrosine-protein phosphatase, producing MIDIHSHILPGVDDGAAAMENAIAMAQAAAKEGITTIIATPHHQNGTYENPRPAVLSLATELNDELKRRGITLNVLPGQEVRIHGDLLDGLARGEVMTLADTPYILIEFPSDHVPKYAEQLLFDAQVKGFTPIIAHPERNVEIIEYPERLYQLVKRGALTQLTASSVTGHFGKNIKTFSFQLIEANLAHFIASDVHNTKTRPFRLREAYETVRKEFGTEALHYFRENAEQLIRGQAVFRDEPQRVRKKKFLGLF from the coding sequence ATGATCGATATTCACAGCCATATCTTGCCCGGTGTTGACGACGGAGCGGCTGCGATGGAGAACGCCATCGCCATGGCGCAGGCTGCGGCCAAGGAAGGAATCACGACGATCATTGCCACTCCCCATCATCAAAATGGGACGTATGAAAACCCAAGACCAGCTGTCCTTTCCTTGGCAACTGAGTTGAACGACGAATTGAAACGGCGCGGCATTACCTTGAACGTGCTTCCAGGCCAGGAAGTGCGCATCCACGGCGACTTGCTTGACGGCCTGGCTCGCGGCGAGGTGATGACGCTTGCCGATACGCCATACATTTTGATCGAATTTCCGTCCGATCATGTGCCGAAGTATGCGGAACAGCTCCTCTTTGATGCGCAAGTAAAAGGGTTCACCCCGATCATCGCCCATCCGGAGCGAAACGTTGAAATCATCGAATATCCAGAGCGTCTGTACCAGCTCGTCAAACGCGGCGCCTTGACCCAGCTGACGGCATCAAGCGTTACAGGCCATTTCGGCAAGAACATCAAAACGTTCTCCTTTCAGCTGATCGAAGCGAACTTGGCCCACTTCATTGCCTCGGACGTCCATAACACGAAAACGCGGCCGTTCCGCCTTCGCGAGGCGTACGAAACGGTCCGCAAAGAATTCGGCACCGAGGCGCTCCACTACTTCCGCGAAAACGCCGAGCAGCTCATCCGCGGCCAAGCCGTATTCCGCGATGAGCCG
- a CDS encoding BsuPI-related putative proteinase inhibitor, with protein MGKGKMIGVAAVLAGVAAASALFMYNSGNERPQAKDDLLGPAPAGKPAPTGGKGIIAGTLEPSLTYEKQNDAYVFTFTVKNQTERVQTVTFTSSKKYDYILYRDGQKVKQYSEGKMFAQIYEERTLKQGEELSFQETFRGLEPGTYTLEWWLADQNWPNARAKVTFTVQ; from the coding sequence ATGGGCAAAGGAAAAATGATCGGCGTCGCAGCCGTGTTGGCCGGGGTGGCGGCGGCGAGTGCGCTGTTTATGTATAATAGCGGCAACGAGCGCCCGCAGGCGAAAGATGATTTGCTTGGCCCCGCTCCAGCGGGCAAACCAGCGCCCACAGGCGGGAAAGGGATCATCGCCGGAACGTTGGAGCCGTCACTCACATACGAAAAGCAAAACGATGCTTACGTGTTTACGTTTACGGTCAAAAACCAAACGGAGCGCGTGCAAACGGTGACGTTCACGAGCTCGAAAAAGTATGACTACATTTTGTACCGCGATGGCCAAAAGGTGAAGCAGTACAGCGAAGGGAAGATGTTTGCACAAATTTACGAAGAGCGCACGTTAAAACAAGGGGAAGAGCTGTCGTTTCAGGAGACGTTCCGCGGCCTGGAGCCCGGAACGTATACGCTTGAGTGGTGGCTCGCCGACCAAAACTGGCCGAACGCGCGGGCGAAAGTGACGTTTACGGTGCAATGA
- a CDS encoding DNA-directed RNA polymerase subunit beta produces MSDERHQERMHRPSSRMARRKGRVRKSPPAPAEPEAQALPAEEEAAAPRRFARTRLIPIWLRLVIVTVLMAICLAAGAVVGYSAIGDGAWLDVFRPSTWQHILDFVEKGT; encoded by the coding sequence ATGAGTGACGAGAGGCATCAAGAGCGTATGCATCGGCCGTCTTCCCGGATGGCAAGGCGGAAAGGCCGAGTGAGAAAGAGCCCGCCGGCTCCCGCTGAACCGGAAGCCCAAGCCCTTCCGGCTGAAGAGGAGGCGGCCGCGCCGCGCCGTTTCGCGCGCACCCGGCTCATCCCGATCTGGCTTCGGCTCGTGATCGTCACCGTTCTTATGGCCATCTGCCTTGCGGCGGGAGCGGTCGTTGGCTACAGCGCCATCGGCGACGGAGCGTGGCTTGACGTGTTCCGCCCCTCGACGTGGCAGCACATTCTCGACTTTGTCGAAAAAGGGACGTAA
- a CDS encoding flagellar hook-basal body protein, whose amino-acid sequence MLRGLYTAASGMLAQERRVEMLTNNLANAETPGYKADAGAMRAFPELLMSRLEDEPIPTAPPRAILTQTAIGPLQTGVYMQELIPNFRQGDIKETGLSTDVALVDGQVPVDPASGQRGALLFAVENGQGDIRYTRNGHFTVSPDGYLTTQDGWYVLDGNGERIAVPNETFAVRDDGTIITGNREIARLGVAFAANPQTLVKEGNGLFRSTAGPLPQAPGNVTYTVKQRFLERSNVDVERTMTDLLAAYRTFEANQKIIQAYDRSLDKAVNEVGRLK is encoded by the coding sequence ATGCTAAGAGGATTGTATACCGCCGCGAGCGGCATGCTCGCCCAGGAGCGGCGCGTCGAGATGCTGACCAACAACTTGGCGAACGCCGAAACGCCGGGATACAAAGCTGATGCAGGAGCGATGAGAGCGTTTCCGGAACTGTTGATGAGCCGCCTCGAGGACGAGCCGATTCCAACCGCCCCGCCGCGCGCCATTCTGACGCAAACGGCGATCGGGCCGCTCCAGACGGGTGTCTATATGCAAGAACTCATCCCGAACTTCCGCCAAGGGGATATTAAAGAAACCGGTCTCTCCACTGATGTAGCCTTAGTCGATGGACAAGTCCCGGTCGACCCGGCAAGCGGGCAGCGCGGGGCGCTCTTGTTTGCCGTCGAAAACGGCCAAGGCGACATCCGGTACACGCGCAACGGCCATTTCACCGTGAGCCCGGACGGCTATTTAACCACGCAAGACGGTTGGTATGTGCTCGATGGCAACGGCGAGCGCATCGCCGTTCCGAATGAAACGTTCGCCGTCCGCGACGACGGGACGATCATCACCGGAAACCGGGAAATCGCCCGCCTTGGCGTCGCCTTCGCCGCCAACCCGCAAACATTGGTGAAGGAAGGAAACGGCCTGTTCCGCAGCACGGCAGGGCCATTGCCGCAGGCGCCCGGCAATGTCACGTATACCGTCAAGCAGCGGTTTCTCGAACGGTCGAACGTGGACGTTGAGCGGACGATGACCGACTTGCTCGCGGCTTACCGAACGTTTGAAGCAAACCAAAAAATCATCCAAGCGTACGACCGCAGCTTGGACAAGGCCGTCAATGAAGTCGGCCGCCTGAAATGA
- a CDS encoding chromate transporter gives MNQWHLFLAFFRVVMLGIMAIDFFRESYEGAGLVQMVCLAATSALLMFGKWRLHPAYVIALALVYGAVFLSP, from the coding sequence ATGAACCAATGGCATTTATTTCTTGCTTTTTTTCGCGTCGTCATGCTCGGGATCATGGCGATCGACTTTTTTCGCGAGTCGTACGAAGGAGCCGGGCTCGTCCAAATGGTGTGTCTCGCTGCCACCAGCGCCCTGTTGATGTTCGGCAAATGGCGCCTCCATCCGGCGTACGTCATCGCCTTGGCGCTCGTGTACGGGGCGGTGTTTCTCTCGCCATGA
- a CDS encoding rod shape-determining protein yields the protein MFSRDIGIDLGTANVLIFVKGKGIVLNEPSVVAIDKHTNKVLAVGEEARRMVGRTPGNIVAIRPLKDGVIADFDITEAMLKHFLSKLDLKGFFAKPRILICCPTNTTSVERKAIKEAAEKSGGKKVYLEEEPKVAAIGAGMDIFQPCGNMVVDIGGGTTDVAVLSMGDIVTASSIKMAGDKFDMEILNYIKREYKLLIGERTAEEIKIKVATVFPGARTEEIDVRGRDLVTGLPRTITVRSEEIERALREPVSLIVQAAKSVLERTPPELSADIIDRGVILTGGGALLHGIDQLLAEELKLPVFIAENPMDCVALGTGLMLENIDRASKSQLV from the coding sequence ATGTTCTCACGAGATATCGGCATTGACCTAGGCACGGCGAACGTCCTCATTTTCGTCAAAGGCAAAGGCATCGTGCTCAATGAGCCGTCCGTCGTGGCGATCGATAAACACACGAACAAAGTGCTCGCAGTCGGCGAAGAAGCACGACGAATGGTCGGACGTACTCCTGGGAATATTGTTGCCATTCGGCCGCTCAAAGACGGCGTCATTGCCGACTTTGACATTACAGAAGCGATGCTGAAGCATTTCTTAAGCAAGCTCGACCTAAAAGGCTTTTTCGCCAAACCGCGCATTTTGATTTGTTGCCCGACGAACACGACATCGGTCGAACGGAAAGCGATCAAAGAGGCAGCAGAAAAAAGCGGCGGCAAAAAAGTGTACTTGGAGGAAGAGCCGAAAGTCGCAGCCATTGGCGCCGGAATGGACATTTTTCAGCCGTGCGGAAACATGGTCGTTGATATTGGCGGTGGCACGACCGACGTGGCGGTTCTCTCGATGGGGGACATTGTCACCGCCTCTTCCATTAAAATGGCCGGGGACAAGTTCGATATGGAAATTTTAAACTACATCAAGCGCGAATATAAGCTGCTCATCGGGGAACGAACGGCCGAGGAGATTAAAATCAAAGTCGCAACGGTATTCCCAGGCGCACGGACCGAAGAAATCGACGTCCGCGGCCGCGATCTCGTCACCGGACTGCCGCGCACGATCACCGTCCGTTCGGAGGAGATCGAACGGGCGCTTCGCGAGCCGGTGTCCTTGATTGTACAAGCCGCGAAAAGCGTGCTCGAGCGCACGCCGCCGGAACTGTCGGCCGACATCATCGACCGAGGCGTCATCTTAACGGGCGGCGGCGCCCTCTTGCATGGAATCGATCAGTTGCTTGCCGAAGAGCTGAAGCTGCCGGTGTTCATCGCCGAAAATCCGATGGACTGCGTCGCCCTTGGCACCGGGCTGATGCTTGAGAACATCGACCGCGCGTCGAAATCGCAGTTGGTGTAA
- the spoIIID gene encoding sporulation transcriptional regulator SpoIIID, whose protein sequence is MHDYIKERTIKIGKYIVETRKTVRVIAKEFGVSKSTVHKDLTERLPEINPELAQEVKQILDYHKSIRHLRGGEATKKKYKKQTVKNN, encoded by the coding sequence GTGCACGATTACATCAAAGAGCGTACGATCAAGATTGGCAAGTATATCGTGGAGACGAGGAAAACCGTTCGCGTCATCGCGAAAGAGTTTGGCGTGTCGAAAAGCACCGTGCATAAAGACTTGACCGAACGGCTGCCGGAGATCAATCCGGAGCTGGCCCAAGAAGTGAAACAAATCCTCGATTACCATAAATCGATCCGCCATTTGCGGGGCGGGGAGGCAACGAAGAAAAAGTATAAAAAGCAGACGGTGAAAAACAACTGA
- the spoIID gene encoding stage II sporulation protein D, translating into MVKRLKPVIVLALCLFVAILVIPAALVLPFYDGKVAKLTEQLQKHEQLQRSQAAEGPSIDVAVYRSKEQRVEKIPLEQYVIGVVAAEMPAEFELEALKAQALTARTYIVKQMLANQPFRLPQGANVTDTVAHQVYYSDDELRKLWGSDYDWKIKKVTKAVLDTRGQILTYNNEPIEALFFSTSNGYTENSEAYWKNDIPYLKSVVSLWDKQSPKFYQRKTMSVVEFERRLGIVLPKDGSVGVILSRTPGRRVGEVKIGGKTFTGREVRERLGLPSSDFTWVRSGNDIIITTKGYGHGVGMSQYGANFMAKEGKTYADIVKHYYRGVRISSATAFLNKLTAKQ; encoded by the coding sequence ATGGTGAAACGACTGAAACCGGTCATCGTACTTGCACTATGCCTGTTTGTGGCCATCCTCGTCATTCCTGCAGCGCTTGTCCTGCCGTTTTACGATGGGAAGGTGGCGAAATTGACGGAACAGTTGCAGAAGCACGAACAACTCCAGCGTTCGCAGGCAGCCGAAGGGCCGTCCATTGACGTGGCGGTTTACCGAAGCAAAGAACAGCGCGTGGAAAAAATCCCCCTTGAACAGTACGTCATCGGAGTGGTGGCGGCGGAAATGCCGGCCGAATTTGAGCTCGAGGCGTTAAAGGCGCAGGCCTTAACGGCACGAACGTATATCGTCAAACAGATGCTCGCCAACCAGCCGTTCCGCCTGCCGCAAGGAGCGAATGTGACCGACACAGTGGCGCACCAAGTGTATTACAGCGATGACGAACTGCGGAAGTTATGGGGAAGCGATTACGACTGGAAGATCAAAAAAGTGACCAAAGCGGTTCTGGATACGCGCGGGCAAATTTTAACGTACAACAACGAACCGATTGAAGCGCTCTTCTTTTCCACAAGCAACGGGTATACAGAAAATTCTGAAGCGTACTGGAAAAACGATATCCCGTATTTAAAAAGCGTCGTCAGCCTATGGGACAAACAATCCCCGAAGTTTTATCAGCGAAAAACGATGTCTGTCGTCGAATTTGAGCGGAGGCTCGGAATCGTGCTGCCAAAAGACGGATCCGTCGGTGTCATTTTATCGCGCACGCCCGGCCGTCGAGTCGGCGAGGTGAAAATCGGCGGAAAGACGTTCACGGGCCGCGAAGTGCGTGAACGGCTCGGCTTGCCGTCGAGTGATTTCACCTGGGTGCGTAGCGGGAATGACATCATCATTACGACGAAAGGTTACGGCCATGGCGTCGGCATGAGTCAATACGGCGCCAACTTTATGGCCAAAGAAGGGAAAACGTACGCCGACATCGTGAAGCATTATTACCGAGGCGTCCGCATCTCTTCAGCGACCGCCTTTTTGAACAAGTTGACCGCCAAACAATGA
- the fabZ gene encoding 3-hydroxyacyl-ACP dehydratase FabZ: MLDIQQIQSIIPHRYPFLLVDRILEIEEGKRAVGIKNVSANEAFFAGHFPEYPVMPGVLIVEALAQVGAVVLLQSEENRGRLAFFAGIDNCRFKRQVKPGDQIRLEVEILRARGAIGKGKGTATVDGELVCETELMFALGEKTNG; the protein is encoded by the coding sequence ATGCTTGACATCCAACAAATCCAGTCCATCATCCCGCACCGCTATCCGTTTTTGCTTGTTGACCGCATTCTGGAAATCGAAGAAGGAAAGCGCGCCGTCGGCATCAAAAACGTCAGCGCCAACGAAGCGTTTTTTGCCGGCCACTTCCCCGAATACCCGGTCATGCCCGGCGTGTTGATCGTCGAGGCGCTCGCCCAAGTCGGCGCCGTCGTCCTCCTGCAAAGCGAAGAAAACCGCGGCCGCCTCGCTTTTTTCGCCGGCATCGACAACTGCCGCTTTAAGCGGCAAGTGAAACCAGGCGACCAAATTCGCCTGGAAGTCGAAATTCTCCGCGCCCGCGGCGCCATCGGCAAAGGCAAAGGCACCGCCACCGTCGACGGCGAACTCGTCTGCGAAACAGAGCTCATGTTCGCCCTTGGTGAGAAAACAAACGGCTGA
- a CDS encoding SGNH/GDSL hydrolase family protein: MTTADADRQRIAADWAKDKPDLVLLEPFLLNDNGVVMIDDTLAHIQSIIDQLKSAAPNAVVILQPPNPIYNATYYPRQVERLEAFANENGYPYLNHWPAWPDDQSEELNRYVDPQTDLPTAEGAKVWANALAKRFIAQ; this comes from the coding sequence TTGACGACCGCCGACGCCGATCGGCAGCGTATCGCCGCCGACTGGGCCAAGGATAAGCCGGATCTTGTCTTGCTTGAACCGTTTTTATTAAACGACAACGGCGTCGTGATGATCGACGACACGCTCGCCCACATCCAATCGATCATCGACCAGCTCAAATCCGCCGCCCCGAATGCGGTCGTGATCTTGCAGCCGCCGAACCCGATTTACAACGCGACCTACTATCCGCGTCAAGTGGAACGGCTCGAAGCGTTCGCCAATGAGAACGGCTATCCGTATCTCAACCATTGGCCCGCCTGGCCCGACGATCAAAGCGAAGAACTGAACCGCTATGTCGACCCGCAAACCGACCTGCCGACCGCAGAAGGCGCCAAAGTGTGGGCCAATGCGCTCGCCAAGCGCTTCATCGCCCAATAA
- a CDS encoding flagellar hook-basal body protein — translation MLRSMLTAANTMNALQERLDTISHNIANSNTVGFKRREARFAELLAQQVDRLPADEAPRETPAGVRYGNGARLASTMLVSVQGTLVETGRALDFAFTAANQWFRVQVANANGDTTIGYTRAGNFSVTPMDGRLALVTSDGRPVLDEANRPIEFPTGTTGFQLSPTGMLTATDASGAVVARVNLGVTAIDRPQLLEAQGDNVFTLPDVPGAARELNGNLRGQIGVKQGALEQSNVDLGEEMVGLMATNRAYQLNARAISISEQMLGLINGMRSS, via the coding sequence GTGCTTCGTTCGATGCTCACCGCCGCCAACACGATGAACGCCTTGCAAGAGCGGCTTGATACGATCAGCCACAACATCGCCAACAGCAACACCGTCGGCTTTAAACGGCGCGAAGCGCGCTTCGCTGAGCTCCTCGCCCAGCAAGTCGACCGCCTTCCCGCCGACGAAGCGCCACGTGAGACGCCGGCCGGCGTGCGTTACGGCAACGGGGCGCGCCTCGCCTCGACGATGCTTGTGTCTGTTCAAGGAACGCTCGTCGAGACCGGCCGCGCGCTCGATTTCGCCTTCACCGCCGCCAACCAATGGTTTCGCGTTCAAGTCGCCAATGCCAACGGTGACACAACGATCGGCTACACCCGCGCTGGCAACTTTTCTGTCACTCCTATGGACGGACGTCTTGCCCTCGTGACAAGCGACGGCCGCCCGGTGCTCGATGAAGCGAATCGGCCCATCGAATTTCCCACCGGCACAACCGGCTTTCAGCTCTCCCCAACCGGGATGCTGACGGCCACTGATGCCAGCGGTGCGGTTGTTGCCCGCGTGAACCTTGGCGTCACCGCCATTGACCGTCCGCAGCTTCTCGAAGCCCAGGGAGACAACGTCTTCACCTTGCCGGATGTCCCTGGCGCCGCTCGGGAGCTCAACGGCAATTTGCGTGGCCAAATCGGCGTCAAGCAAGGCGCCTTGGAACAGTCGAACGTCGACCTTGGCGAAGAAATGGTTGGCCTAATGGCGACAAACCGAGCGTATCAGCTGAACGCCCGCGCCATTTCCATTTCGGAACAAATGCTCGGGCTGATTAACGGCATGCGCTCCTCATAA
- a CDS encoding LytR family transcriptional regulator: MRAERRKKKKTWLRWVAGLLVVLFAGAGIFAYSIYHHVKQTANQMHENVNWESEKRKEDVSFERKTPISILLIGVDERKGDRGRADTLIVMTVNPNKQSIEMVSVPRDTRTEIIGKGTEDKINHSYAFGGVEMTMATVEHFLDIPIDYYIKVNMESFRDIVNAVGGVTVNNPFAFTYEGTHFPKGEITLNGDEALKYSRMRYDDPRGDFGRQDRQKQIIQAIIEKGASFSSLTNYSDVLAAIGKNVKTNLTFEEMKDIQANYKDARKHIKQLHITGQETKINGIYYLLVPESERLAISNELKEHLELKATAAK; the protein is encoded by the coding sequence ATGAGAGCAGAACGTCGAAAAAAGAAGAAAACATGGCTCCGCTGGGTGGCGGGATTGCTTGTCGTGTTATTCGCTGGAGCGGGAATATTCGCCTATTCTATTTATCATCATGTGAAACAGACGGCAAACCAAATGCACGAGAACGTCAACTGGGAGTCGGAGAAGCGGAAAGAGGACGTTTCGTTTGAACGGAAAACGCCGATTTCCATTTTGTTGATCGGTGTCGATGAACGCAAAGGGGATCGCGGGCGTGCAGATACGCTGATTGTCATGACGGTGAATCCGAACAAGCAGTCGATTGAGATGGTCAGCGTGCCGCGCGACACGAGAACAGAGATTATCGGGAAAGGGACGGAAGATAAAATCAACCACTCGTACGCCTTCGGCGGGGTGGAGATGACGATGGCGACGGTGGAGCATTTCTTAGATATTCCGATTGACTATTACATTAAAGTCAACATGGAAAGCTTCCGCGACATCGTGAATGCCGTCGGCGGGGTGACGGTGAACAACCCGTTCGCGTTTACGTATGAAGGAACGCATTTCCCGAAAGGCGAGATTACATTGAACGGAGACGAAGCGCTGAAATATTCGCGCATGCGCTACGACGACCCGCGCGGCGATTTCGGGCGCCAGGACCGGCAAAAGCAGATCATTCAAGCGATTATTGAGAAAGGCGCCAGCTTCTCGTCGCTCACAAACTACAGCGATGTGCTCGCGGCGATCGGGAAAAACGTGAAAACGAACTTGACGTTTGAGGAAATGAAAGACATTCAGGCGAATTACAAAGACGCCCGCAAGCACATTAAGCAGCTGCATATTACGGGACAAGAGACGAAAATCAACGGCATTTATTACTTGCTTGTGCCGGAGAGCGAACGGTTGGCGATTTCAAATGAGTTGAAGGAGCATCTGGAGTTGAAGGCAACAGCGGCGAAGTAA
- a CDS encoding M23 family metallopeptidase, whose amino-acid sequence MREEQKQPSLKRFFRKRWVFPAIYLSCAALIVAGALWFQVGKQEKSGENDTVKNGTAQQENPAVPVNETVENIAMPVLDPNAVQVKTPFYDDNASEQEQEAALVFYDHTYHPNQGIDLVRQDGKTFDVTAALSGTVTKAEKDPILGYVVEINHEQGVTTVYQSLADVKVEAGDTVKQGEVIGKAGQSEFNKQADIHVHFEIRKDGKPVNPIDYIDKPLTALTDKAEDNAGTDNANASEEKNVTPSDETAPSEQSPAKETEQTPADDNKTAPSDHEQDQHDDASSYKTPDASIGMARA is encoded by the coding sequence ATGAGAGAGGAACAAAAACAACCGTCGCTGAAGCGTTTCTTCCGCAAGCGTTGGGTATTTCCGGCTATTTATCTATCTTGCGCAGCGTTGATCGTCGCAGGCGCACTTTGGTTCCAAGTGGGCAAACAAGAGAAGTCGGGTGAAAACGACACCGTGAAAAACGGCACCGCCCAGCAGGAAAACCCGGCTGTTCCGGTCAATGAAACGGTCGAAAACATCGCGATGCCTGTGCTTGACCCGAACGCCGTGCAAGTCAAAACACCGTTCTATGATGACAACGCATCAGAACAGGAACAGGAAGCAGCCCTCGTCTTTTACGATCATACGTACCATCCGAACCAAGGGATCGACCTTGTGCGCCAAGACGGCAAAACGTTTGACGTTACGGCTGCATTAAGCGGCACGGTAACGAAAGCGGAAAAAGACCCGATTTTAGGCTACGTTGTGGAAATCAATCATGAACAAGGGGTCACGACCGTCTATCAATCGCTGGCCGACGTGAAAGTGGAAGCAGGCGATACGGTGAAACAAGGCGAAGTGATTGGCAAGGCAGGGCAAAGCGAGTTTAACAAACAAGCAGACATCCACGTCCACTTTGAAATTCGCAAAGACGGCAAACCGGTCAACCCGATCGACTATATCGACAAACCGTTGACCGCCTTGACCGACAAAGCCGAAGACAACGCCGGAACAGATAACGCCAACGCAAGCGAAGAGAAGAACGTGACGCCAAGCGACGAAACCGCGCCGAGTGAACAAAGCCCGGCCAAGGAAACCGAACAAACGCCGGCTGATGACAACAAAACGGCGCCAAGCGACCATGAGCAAGACCAACATGATGACGCGTCTTCCTACAAAACGCCAGACGCCTCGATCGGCATGGCGAGAGCGTAA
- the murA gene encoding UDP-N-acetylglucosamine 1-carboxyvinyltransferase — MEKIIVRGGNRLSGTVKVEGAKNAVLPVIAATLLATKGTSTIHDVPALSDVYTISEVLRYLGADVQIAGNTVTVDATAPLTVEAPFEYVRKMRASVLVMGPLLARNGRARVALPGGCAIGSRPIDQHLKGFEAMGASVKVGNGFIDAEVNGRLRGAKVYLDFPSVGATENIMMAAVLAEGTTVIENCAKEPEIVDLANFLNAMGAKVRGAGTGTIRIEGVDELVGTSHTVIPDRIEAGTFMVAAAITGGNVLVQGAVPEHLSSLIAKMEEMGVTIIEEENGVRVIGPETLKAVDIKTMPYPGFPTDMQSQMMALLLKAEGTSMITETVFENRFMHVEEFRRMNADIKIEGRSVIINGPCQLQGAEVAATDLRAAAALILAGLAADGYTRVTELRHLDRGYVRFHEKLAALGADIERVREETEQLDPIQAIEWNG, encoded by the coding sequence TTGGAAAAGATCATCGTCCGTGGCGGAAACCGGTTGAGCGGCACCGTCAAAGTGGAAGGCGCAAAAAATGCCGTTTTGCCCGTCATTGCTGCCACCTTATTAGCGACAAAAGGAACTAGCACGATTCATGATGTGCCTGCTCTTTCCGATGTATATACAATCAGTGAGGTGCTCCGCTATTTAGGCGCCGATGTGCAAATCGCCGGCAATACGGTAACGGTCGATGCGACCGCTCCGCTGACGGTGGAAGCGCCGTTTGAATATGTGCGGAAAATGCGCGCTTCCGTGCTCGTCATGGGACCGCTGTTGGCCCGCAACGGCCGCGCCCGCGTCGCCTTGCCGGGTGGCTGTGCCATTGGTTCGCGCCCGATCGATCAACATTTAAAAGGATTTGAAGCAATGGGCGCCTCCGTGAAAGTCGGCAACGGCTTTATCGATGCAGAAGTGAACGGCCGTCTCCGCGGCGCCAAAGTATACTTGGACTTTCCAAGCGTTGGGGCAACGGAAAATATTATGATGGCCGCGGTGCTCGCGGAAGGTACAACTGTGATCGAAAACTGCGCCAAAGAGCCGGAAATTGTCGATTTGGCGAACTTTTTGAACGCGATGGGCGCCAAAGTGCGCGGCGCCGGGACCGGCACGATTCGAATCGAGGGAGTTGACGAGCTCGTCGGCACGTCCCACACCGTCATCCCGGATCGCATTGAAGCTGGCACCTTTATGGTGGCAGCCGCCATCACCGGCGGCAACGTCCTCGTGCAAGGAGCGGTTCCCGAACATTTAAGCTCGCTCATTGCCAAAATGGAAGAAATGGGCGTGACGATTATCGAAGAAGAAAACGGTGTGCGCGTCATCGGTCCGGAAACGTTGAAAGCCGTCGACATTAAAACGATGCCATACCCAGGTTTTCCAACTGACATGCAATCGCAAATGATGGCTCTCTTGTTAAAAGCCGAAGGCACAAGCATGATCACCGAGACGGTATTTGAAAACCGCTTCATGCATGTGGAAGAATTCCGCCGGATGAACGCTGATATTAAAATTGAAGGGCGCTCTGTCATTATTAACGGTCCGTGCCAGCTGCAAGGCGCTGAAGTAGCGGCCACCGATTTGCGTGCTGCCGCCGCTTTGATTTTGGCTGGACTTGCGGCGGACGGCTACACGCGCGTGACCGAGCTTCGTCATCTTGACCGCGGCTATGTCCGCTTTCATGAAAAACTGGCCGCGCTTGGCGCTGACATTGAACGCGTTCGGGAAGAAACAGAACAACTCGACCCGATCCAAGCGATCGAATGGAACGGATAA